A window of Oncorhynchus nerka isolate Pitt River linkage group LG4, Oner_Uvic_2.0, whole genome shotgun sequence contains these coding sequences:
- the LOC115125109 gene encoding LOW QUALITY PROTEIN: uncharacterized protein LOC115125109 (The sequence of the model RefSeq protein was modified relative to this genomic sequence to represent the inferred CDS: inserted 1 base in 1 codon) codes for MAQQGILLDQDKFCCSVCLDLLKEPVAIPCGHSYCRSCIEGYWDQDDQGIYSCPQCNQTFTPRPTLRKNNMLDEVVETLKKTGLQATPPALCYVGPGDVACDICTGTRKQKALMSCLVCLVSYCETHLQPHCDVPGLKKHKLVKATANLQEKICSHHEQPLEVYCRTDQQCICYHCVMDEHKGHDTVSAAAERTEIQSQLGMSRQNVQEREKVLKEIQQAVESLKRSANAAVYDSERIFTELIHSMEERRSEVKELIRAQEKAEVSRAEGLLEPLKQELVELRRRDAELEKLSHTEDHIHFLQSYQSLSSPSVSSDLPSIIVCSLQYFGDVNKSVSELRVKVEDLLKGEWTKISTTGIACHNNHSSQTKAALQQDDPMEDKDRGQQVKRREIPVGNLVDVDNTPVTKSLHGDSERERDGERKKEEERQKHKEMESEKKRDGGREVEMDGARVGERDGTTEREMEGVREEAMDIGWENKRDGTREGVRGEEEKRSCCYLSQLKKVPECHKELEPLSFSRTHNVLIDVNEFHNERTLKPHFGRHVWHSDFVKMPCSPESLMKTGWVTSSEGSRWKVVSKQLESLANKTTASVGDVEKAIKKYNPKYEDQWSFDALHTFVQKSPKEEKYYTSVFPKIAELASSLPHDIKKAIPLLQKGQTQSITLSQRQIACLLANAFYCTFPHRNSPNPRAEYHNYPTINFNSLFEKWSERKREKLRALLHYFHTVTDPATRPCGLVTFERRYIRDRDMPNWGSCKETVPKLHVTSAGCIEEQGAGMLQADFACNMIGGGVLGSGLVQEEILFLMNPELIVSRLFTEKLGDNECLFITGSQQFSQYSGYSDTFKWEGPHRDDIERDEWQRLHRQIVAMDALHFRHQREQYNMKQVTRELNKAYCGFKADDNTYPDFLPDIATGNWGCGAFNGDPKLKALVQLMAAARAKRXVAFFTFKNFSLERELQDMHHLLVTHITTVGELYELLVDYCAVIQLAHTHVDLFDWIRNNLKHRSQL; via the exons ATGGCTCAGCAGGGAATTCTACTGGACCAGGACAagttctgttgttctgtctgtctggatctacTGAAGGAGCCAGTGGCTATTCCCTGTGGACACAGTTACTGTAGAAGTTGTATTGAGGGCTACTGGGATCAGGACGATCAGGGCATCTACAGTTGTCCTCAGTGCAATCAGACCTTCACTCCAAGGCCTactctgaggaaaaataacatgttGGATGAGGTGGTGGAGACACTGAAGAAGACAGGACTCCAGGCTACTCCCCCTGCTCTGTGCTATGTTGGACCTGGAGATGTGGCGTGTGATATCTGCACTGGGACCAGAAAGCAGAAAGCCCTCATGTCCTGTCTGGTGTGTCTGGTATCTTACTGTGAGACTCACCTCCAGCCTCACTGTGATGTTCCTGGACTAAAGAAACACAAACTGGTGAAAGCCACCGCAAATCTACAGGAGAAGATCTGCTCTCATCATGAACAACCGCTGGAGGTTTACTGTCGTACCGATCAACAGTGCATCTGTTATCATTGTGTGATGGATGAACATAAAGGCCATGATACAGTGTCAGCTGCAGCAGAGAGGACTGAGATACAG AGTCAGCTGGGGATGAGTCGGCAGAAtgtccaggagagagagaaggtgctgAAGGAGATCCAACAGGCTGTGGAGTCTCTTAAG cGTTCTGCAAATGCAGCAGTGTATGACAGTGAGAGGATCTTTACTGAACTGATCCACTCCATGGAGGAAAGGCGCTCTGAGGTGAAGGAGCTGATCAGAGCTCAGGAGAAGGCTGAAGTGAGTCGTGCTGAAGGTCTACTGGAGCCACTGAAACAGGAGCTAGTTGAGCTGAGGAGGAGAGATGCTGAGCTGGAGAAACTCTCACACACAGAGGATCACATCCATTTCCTTCAG agtTATCAATCTCTCTCCAGTCCCAGTGTATCTTCAGACTTGCCCAGCATCATTGTCTGTTCTCTTCAGTACTTTGGAGATGTGAATAAGTCTGTGTCTGAGCTGAGAGTGAAAGTAGAAGACCTCCTTAAAGGAGAATGGACCAAGATCTCCACTACAG ggaTAGCATGTCATAACAACCACAGCTCCCAGACGAAAGCTGCTTTGCAGCAAGACGACCCCATGGAGGACAAGGACAGGGGTCAGCAGGTCAAACGCCGCGAGATCCCTGTTGGAAACTTGGTCGACGTTGACAACACTCCGGTCACCAAATCACTGCacggagacagtgagagagaaagggatggagaaaggaagaaagaggaaGAAAGACAGAAGCATAAGGAAATGGAAAGTGAGAAAAAGAGGGATGGCGGGAGGGAAGTTGAAATGGATGGAGcaagggtaggagagagggatggaacaactgaaagagagatggagggggtgagGGAAGAAGCGATGGATATAGGGTGGGAAAACAAGAGGGATGGAacaagagaaggagtgaggggtgaggaggagaagaggtcgTGCTGCTATCTCTCTCAGCTGAAGAAAGTCCCTGAGTGTCACAAGGAGCTGGAGCCGCTGTCCTTCAGCAGAACTCACAACGTCCTCATAGAT GTGAATGAGTTCCACAATGAAAGGACATTGAAACCTCATTTTGGACGTCATGTGTGGCACAGTGACTTTGTTAAGATGCCCTGCTCACCAGAAAGCCTCATGAAGACTGGATGG GTAACCAGCTCTGAGGGAAGTCGGTGGAAGGTGGTCTCTAAACAGCTGGAGAGTCTGGCCAATAAGACCACTGCATCAGTGGGTGACGTagag AAAGCCATAAAGAAATACAACCCAAAGTATGAAGATCAATGGTCCTTTGATGCCCTGCATACCTTTGTTCAG aAATCACCCAAAGAAGAGAAATACTACACGTCTGTTTTTCCGAAGATAGCAGAGCTGGCCTCCAGCCTGCCTCACGATATCAAGAAG gctatcCCTCTACTCCAGAAGGGCCAGACTCAGTCCATCACGTTGTCCCAGAGACAGATAGCTTGTCTGCTGGCCAACGCCTTCTACTGCACCTTCCCCCACCGCAACTCTCCCAACCCCAGAGCAGAGTACCACAACTACCCCACCATCAACTTTAACAG TCTGTTTGAAAAGTGgtctgagaggaagagagagaagctgAGAGCCCTCCTTCATTACTTCCACACTGTCACAGACCCAG CGACCAGGCCCTGTGGACTGGTGACCTTTGAGAGGCGCTacatcagagacagagacatgccCAACTGggggag tTGTAAGGAAACTGTTCCTAAACTCCATGTCACCTCAGCAGGCTGCATAGAGGAACAGGGAGCAGGGATGTTACAG gcggACTTTGCCTGTAACATGATAGGAGGTGGAGTGTTGGGCTCAGGTCTGGTTCAAGAGGAGATTCTGTTCCTGATGAACCCTGAACTCATCGTATCTCGACTCTTCACTGAGAAACTAGGAGACAATGAGTGTCTCTTcatcacag gttctCAACAGTTCAGTCAGTACAGTGGCTACAGTGACACTTTTAAGTGGGAAGGGCCTCACAGAGACGACATTGagag GGATGAGTGGCAGAGGCTACACAGACAGATTGTGGCCATGGATGCTCTCCACTTCAGACACCAGAGAGAACAGTACAACATGAAACAGGTCACCAGGGAACTCAACAAG GCGTACTGTGGCTTTAAGGCAGATGACAACACTTACCCAGACTTCCTTCCTGACATCGCCACGGGAAACTGGGGCTGCGGAGCCTTCAATGGAGACCCCAAACTTAAAG CTCTGGTCCAGCTGATGGCTGCAGCCAGGGCTAAGA GCGTGGCCTTCTTCACAttcaagaacttcagcttggaGAGAGAGCTGCAGGACATGCACCACCTACTGGTCACACACATAACTACAGTGG gTGAGCTGTATGAGTTGCTGGTTGACTACTGTGCTGTGATACAGTTGGCTCACACACATGTGGACCTGTTTGACTGGATCAGGAATAACCTGAAACACAGGAGTCAGCTGTGA